A section of the Candidatus Cetobacterium colombiensis genome encodes:
- a CDS encoding MarR family winged helix-turn-helix transcriptional regulator has translation MANINTIGYEICLIARKIHQNLTIKFKEFDITPEQWVILKELSKEDKISQNELSFRVEKDKNNIKAIVDKLEKKGYLIRQENLSDKRAFFICLTDKAYILIDQLKHIDIEFNNEFSKNINEEEIELFKSLLIKFKENL, from the coding sequence GTGGCAAATATTAATACTATAGGTTATGAAATATGTCTTATTGCTAGAAAAATACATCAAAATTTAACTATAAAGTTTAAAGAATTTGATATAACTCCTGAACAATGGGTTATATTAAAAGAACTATCAAAGGAAGATAAAATTTCACAAAATGAACTTTCTTTTAGAGTTGAAAAAGATAAAAACAATATAAAAGCAATTGTTGATAAACTTGAAAAAAAGGGCTATTTAATACGACAAGAAAATTTAAGTGATAAAAGAGCTTTTTTTATTTGTTTAACAGACAAAGCTTATATTTTAATTGACCAATTAAAGCATATAGATATAGAATTCAATAATGAATTTTCTAAAAATATAAATGAAGAAGAGATTGAATTATTTAAATCTTTATTAATTAAATTTAAAGAAAATTTATGA